Within Sphaerodactylus townsendi isolate TG3544 linkage group LG05, MPM_Stown_v2.3, whole genome shotgun sequence, the genomic segment TCTGGGTCTCCgcagggctgtgctggtgtccCAATTGGGCACCATTGTGTGGtgcagggtgttcctgggggtggagccaatacTAGTCAGCTTCATCCTGGGGTTTATGGCAGAGAACACCCtcggatttatgccaccctttgggtggtgtaagtcctttaaatcctatggagggctttctggaggcaggGTGGGGTTTGGTTGTTTTTTGCTCCCTGCACCTCTGGAAAACCCTCTTGGAGGCGACAGGCCAGTGCCCTAGTGGTTCCACATCCCAGCATCTTGGGCTGTGGATGGAATTGTAATTCTATCACATATGACATTGAAATATAACAAGTCACGCTTCGGACCCCTGTAACTTGGTACTGGCTCCCCATATGGGAAGTGGCGTTGCTGTTTCTTTGAATCCGGAACCTTCTGCGTGCATACCACGTGCTCCGCCACTGGGTTATGTGCGTGCTTTGTGTGGATTTTCCTATCTTCTTGCGAAAAGGGCACAATTGAAAAGGGCACATTCTCTAGTCAACTCACATTAACCATCACAAGTATGCTATCTGTGAGTGGGTGGTCATGTTAGTCCTACCTAATAAAGTGAGTTTTGACTTGTGAAAGTTTATACACTGGAAAATTGTGTTGGTCCGTAAGGTGCTGCAGGACTTGAATTATGCATGCTATCTATCTTATTTGCCTGTCTGTCTTTATAACACTGGAGTTAGTTTAGTTTGCAATATCCCTAGTAAAGCCAAGACTCAAAAGCCAAAGCCGGCTATACTCATGATAAAACTGGACATTAAAAGCTGAAGAGTGCAAGAATGGTCTTCATAATAGTTAAGACAGTTAAGTTGTAACCAGCTTATATCAATcccttgcagggttttcaaggcaagagatgtgggaggtgatttgccattacctttcctctgcatagcaatcccagTCTTCCGGTCATCCAAGTACAACTCATGGCCAACCCTGTTTACCTTCCAACCCTGCATGAGCTCAGGCTAGTCCAGAGGCTGTTCAGGTTGCTACAAGAATGTTTTTACTTGATGATTACAGCTAAACAATGAAGGTAGCAGCTGGAGAAAGCCTCTGTGGTACTGATGCTGGTTAGGATTCCCAGGTCACCACCCACGTAGGTTTTTAAGGGTAAGCACCAGCGCTTGGAATTGTATTTGCAAATGAATCAGCCATCAGTGCGGTTCTTATGCAATTGAGTCTATCAGAGCAGCTGCATTTTAAGCTAACTGAAGTTGCTGAACAGTCGTCAAAGGCAACCCCACGAACAGCAGTAATTGAGTCTCGCTGTGATCAGAGCGTGGATAATTGTGACCGGTGACTGCATCCCCTTTTCCATGCAGGCCTGCAGGCTCTGTTGCCGGAGTACTTGAGGGAACGCTTTGTGGCTGCTGCCCTCAGCTACATTACCTGCAATTCGGAGGGGGAGCTGATTTGCCGGGAGAATGACTGCTGGTGCCAGTGTGGACTTAGTTTCCCACAATGCAACTGTCCTGAGGCTGACATCCACACCATGGAAGAGAGTCTCCTCCAGATCCGGGAAGCTTGGGGCAATCACAACCAGCAGTTTGAGGAATCGGGTGAGTTTTGCAAATGGGCACTGTGACCCTCCAatctctctgcctccccccattACCTTTTCTTTATACAAGTCCAAGCATGGCAGTCACAGTTCACTGTTCATCTTGTCTCCGTTTGGTAGGCAGAGAGCCCTGACCCCTTTCCAAACACTCGGTCCCCTCTCTTCTttccagagcagtgtttcccaaccttttcaaggtcagggttcccttgacctcactcttcatatttcacggtacccctgccgccaccctccaccttcccctcccattgcccctgcttgccacaccgcccaccttcccctcccagggtgaagggaagcactggggggggggggtggctgctgaccttgtggcaggccctgccccatgggccagctccatgtccttgctggcgccggtgggagacaccccaaaaatgagggggggccgtagtgttgccgtggtacccctgggacatgctcacggcaccccagggtaccagggaaccctggttgagaatggctgttgcAGAGATATCTCCAGACAGAGCTTCTTAGCTCCCTTTATTATTCATCATTCACCCAGCTACCACACAGAGCTATCGGAGTCAGGGAGCCCCATTCTTCTTTACTGATTTGCTGCCATACAGACAAATTccttatttgtatgtgtgtgtgggggggggggggggatttttttcctgaaacccTAAACTTCATTAAGGTTtaaatgggggggtgggaggagttaATTTTACTggttgcagtgggttttccaggctgtgtggccgtggtctggtggtggtggctgctgcatCTCCCCtgcatttcccctgcatctgtggctggcatcttcagaggtgtatcacagagggaagtctgttccacactgtgtccagagagaaaggaatgtttggggtatatattgtccacgtcccagggtggggaaccaatcagtaagtgtttgggtagaacttgatatgcaaagatgtggttaattttaatttataaCTTCAACAACATGAGATGACTCAAACATGGCTACACATTCTTCCTCATAGGAACCCAGGCTGTTTCCATTCACAGACCCGCAATCTTCTTTTTTTCAGACTgaccccctctccccttctctgtaACTTTCTGTCTTCAGCTGCCAGCCCCCTCCAGCATTCCGTCAGCTCCCATCTTAAAAGACTTACTTTTACAGCAGCAGCCTCCTTGAGAGGTGTGTTGGTGCTTGTTCTGAGCTTGCTGTTCAGTCTGAGGGCCATCCCTTTAGCAAGATATCATTCTGCTTGGTCTGCCTTGGGATTAGGAAACCGTCCGTCCACACCCAAGGTAGAGCTGCCGCAGAATTTTTCCAACCACACAGTGAAGCTGAGAGCTTGAATGAAAGACCAGAACAGTGAATCATTCAGAGACACAGTGAATCATCTCTTATCAACTTTTTCTTTGAAGCATCCTGACACTTCACACTTTAGTATTCAAGAGGGGGTGTACCTTCCCCAGTGATCTTACCGTTTAAAGCAGGGGCGGCTCCAGAGCGATGAGAAAGAGATGGAGTTGAGGGTTACTGGGGGAGTAATGTGCGTTCAGATCAGTGACGCACATTTGGTGTTCCGGTGGGGGATGTTTACTCATCTCCAATACAAGTTCGTACGAAAACAAGGCTGGCCAATCCAATTTTATCCAGTATTGGGATACTTAACAGAGTTCATAACATGTATACAAGCAATATGGTCCCTGAAACAAGACACAAAGTATTGGATTTATCTTTGATTACATTTATCTTGCTCAGACGGTTTTTCCGATAATTTATTTCCCAGTACAGTGTGAATTTCTGAAGAATGACAAGTTGTGTGTGTTAATGTATTGAATTCTTCCCTTCCCTAAAATCTAATATGGTGTGTCAGCTTCAATAAATCTATGGAGGGCTAGCGCTTATTTGTCCACAGTTGAACTGGAAATGGAGATTGAAGCTGCAGCCATATCTCAGTGCCCACACTGCAGACCCTGCCATTCCCCCGCCACAAGGCCTCAGCGTAATTAGCTACTAGAGGAAAGAGAACTGCCCAAAGGCCAGCAGCTCTAGCTTTCCACTCTACCCAAGATTCCTTGCAGCCTTTCCTGCCTGTTTTTTTCCCAGGACCGGCTTCAAAAGTCCCAGCAGTCACATGGCCACTTTTGACATGACAGATGTGACATGTGGCTTGGTGACAGGCTGTGCTATTTAATTCCAGGGTTCGAAATGTGGTTGGGCTTCAAATGCTGGATTTTGACAAGACATTTGAATGTGAGGTGCAGGTTATGTTAAGAGGACAAAACATGCACAAACCTTCTCTTGTTTTTGTCATCCAGACTTGGCAGAGAGATGCAAATTGGAACTTTTTACAGAAGTAGTGTTTCAAAATGTAATTATTCGTGCCATTGAGATTTAGCAGGTTGAATCTGAAAAATGTGGTGACTTCTGAAGAGAGCACAAATTACAACTCCGGTCTAGTCAGTAGATTCTGGTCATGCGCCGTTGGGAGGATCCACAAGGCTGGAACagctggtgtagtggtcaagagcaggtagattctaatctggataagcaggtttgattccccactactccacctgagtggcagaggcttatctggtgagccagatgtgtttccgcactcctacattcctgctgggtgaccttgggctagacacagttccctctgaactctctcagccccacctactccacaaggtgtctgctatggggagaggaagggaaaggagcttataagccacctagagtctccttacaggaggggaaggtgggatataaatccaaaaatcttcttcttctctaaatcACATACCTGAGCTGCTATTGGGAAAAAAAAGACGAATGTAGATGGTGCACTCGTCTCTCCCACCCCAGTTTCATTGAGGTTCGGCCCATGAGACATGGAGAAAAAAGCCCTTCCTCCAGCATCACTCCCGTGATTGAATGGTCCCGTTTGACTACCTGAATTACGAAAATAGCAAACAATCCTGATCATAGACCTTTCTCATCTGCTCTGGCCCGTAGAAGGGAAGGCCATATCAGCATCCATCGGAATGCTGTTTACTTTTCATGGAGGCCGATGTTCAGAAATTCTCCTGAACTCTGTTCACATCTGCTTGGCTTCTCCCATTGAACTAGTCTGTGTTTTTGGCACAGCTTTCTGTTTTTGACTGGTTCTCTTTCATCTTGAAACCTCCGTTAGCTTGCTGTCCTCTAGACCTCCCGATGCTGAAGCTCTCTGGAGAGTGTGTCCtgtgcagtgtgtgtgtatgtgtatgtgtgggtgtggggggggaccAAGGTTCCAAGATAAAACCATGGCAGGACCTCCCTCTGCTTGACAGCCTTGTTGCAGCATGTGCAATGAAGCAGCAGCCCAACCAGCAGAGGGGAAAGTAATGCATCGACTCAAGTGGGGACTCACCAGTTAATACACTCAGCAGGATCTTATGGCAGAGGTTTTCCCAGACTGTACCTGGTAAGAGTTGCACGGGCTAATGTTCTCTCCTGGAAAACAGTCCCTGGAAGTTGAATAGTAGCATGTAGGAAGAATGATAGGGTGATCCGTCTCCCTCTCCTGCTACTTTTCTGTATGCAGAGAGCTTTCTTGTAATGGCAGAGTATTCAAACATGCCTTTCCCCTTCACCGCCCCGCACATTGAATTAGAACCATCCAGGACAAGGTCTAGTGCCTCCTCCTTAAAAGAGCTGTGgttaaaagagcagcagtggcatagtggttaagagcacgtgtactctaatctggagaactgggtttgattccccgctctgccacttgagctgtggaggtttatcttgggaactagatcagcctgtgcactccaacacacgccatctgggtgaccttgggctagtcacaactctttggagctctctcacccccacccacctcacagggggtttgttgtgcggggggagggaaaggagattgtaagcccctttgagtctccttacaggagagaaagagggatataaatccaaactcctcctcctcctcctcttcttaacaCTAAGGCCTCTTGTTCTtaacactaaggccctttccacatggccatTCTAAACTTGTTGTTATCTGTTGCTGGCTTGATTCCAAGTGAAATGACGTTGGAACAGAGATTTCATACTGTGTATTTAAACCCATGTATGAGCTTTGTCTGAAgtgctctggccatttcaaactATGGCACTTTTTCCCCGCCTTTTTCACAGCATGGTCTATTTTGGCTatttttggagagggggggggacattccAATTTTGCTCTGTTGTGCTAGATCAATATAGCAATTCAGTACTATATTGCCAGCATTCAACAAGTACCTAATGTAGTATAGCACTGAATTGCTATTTTGGTCTAGTGCTATACTGAAAAgttagaacattaaaaaaaaaaaagacagaaaaaatgtgccttttcaggggtggggagaagaaacaCCATTGGAAGTGCCGCAGGTATTTCAAACAATGAATGCACTGCAGTAATATAGGAGCACAAAGAAGACctgaaaacagaagggaaaaaaaggctCACCCCTCTTTGTAAACAGGACACAGGCGACACTGTGTGAAAAGGTAGAACAAATCTGTATGCATCTGGGAGCCAAaatggttgtgtctgaaatgatgcaaaaaaaaatcccctagctcaggggtagggaacctgcggctctccagatgttcaggaactacaattcccatcagcctctgtcagcatggccaattggccatgtcctgaacatctggagagctgcatgtCTCCTACCCTGCCCTAgtttataggtgtcaaacttcatGCTCTCCGATATAAAGAGAGGATCGAtagtcatcccctgccagcatcctgctggcaggggatgatgggaactgtagtccataacatctggagggtcacgagtttgacatctgtgccctaGCTGCTAAAATGGATTATAAAGGTTGTTTGAAAGGGACCTGTGTTGTGTTCTAATCCCACCTTCTGATGGCATGCTCCTATTCTCTGACAGAGGAACTGCAGGCTCTGGTGAAGAAGTTCCCAGGGGATCGCTTTTGGAACATCACGGCCATCTCTCAGTACTGGGCCATGGACCTTGACATTCAGCATCGCTATCAGAAGCTGGGCACCATCTTGAAGATGCTCTCCAAGAAGACTCATCGGATTGTCCGGCGCCTCTTCAATCTGGCCAAACGCTGTCGCAGGCAACCCCGCTTCCGGCTTCTGAAGGAGAGGTCTGGTATACTCCAGGCAGGGCTTTTTGGGCATATTCCTTTTGAGCCCACGTGGCCCTTCAGTCCATTGGTTTCATTGGGCATAAGCATACCTAATCTGTTCTGGGGTTCTTTgggaattttttcccccaagaatCTGATAGCTAAGGTGGAATTTGGAACCCTGGGTTGTTTCAGTGCTACCCTAAATAGAGCCAAACCcctctaagctcattgacttcagtgcgCATTGACAACTCTGGCATTGCTGCGTTATGCAGAATGAGATGGTAAGGTTATGGGTTGCCGTCACACATAGTCAAATGTTGCAGTTTCAATGTGCTGTAGTGATCCTTTGCAACTAGATATTGTGGCATGGACAAATGAATGCTCTAACATCCAGAGGATGGGCAATACCTGGCTTgaaaacagtacatgtgaaagggatctgggagtcttagtagatcacaaactgaacatgagccagcagtgtgatatgacagccaagaaagtcagtgcaattctgggctgcatcaataggagtatagcgtctagatcgagggaagtaattgtacctctctattctgcattggttagacctcacctgaacTATTGTGTCccgttctgagcaccacaattcaaaaatGGCATTGACAAGGTGGAATGGGTTCAAAGGAGagtgatcaaaatggtaaaatgtctggaatctgccgcctgagctgtggaggcttatctggggaattcagattagcctgtgcactcccacacatgctagttgggtgaccttgagctagtcacagcttctcggagctctctcagccccacccacctcacagggtgtttgttgtgagggggaagggcaaggagattgtaagcccctttgagtctcctgcaggagagaaaggggggatataaatccaatctcttcttcttctttattgaaaCTGAGTTTTCGTCTTTTTTCCTCTCGCAGACCTCTGGCCTATTGGTGGAGTCGCGTCCAGTCCCTCCTGTACTGCAGCGAGACCGCCGTGCCGGGGACTTTTGTGGAGGAAAGTCACAGCTGTACCTGCCCTCACGACCAGCTCTCCTGCCAGGGGATCATCCCATGTGCCTTGGGTGATGGGCCGGAATGTGCTGCCTGTGCTGAAGACAATGCCACCCAGTGCGGGGCCTGCAGCCCTGGCTACGTGCTTACCCTTGGGATGTGCCGGCCTGAGGTGGCCGAGCCCCTAGAGCACTATTTAGGGCTGGAGACAGACCTTCAGGATTTGGAGCTCAAGTACCTTTTGCAGAAGCGGGACAACCGAATTGAGGTGCACTCCATCTTCATCAGCAATGACATACGCCTTGGGACCTGGTTTGACCCTTCTTGGAGGAAAAGGATGCTGGTGACCTTGAAGAGCAACAAATACAAGCCAGGCTTGGTCCACCTCATGCTCGCTCTCTCCCTCCAGATCTGCCTCACCAAGAACAGCACCCTGGAGCCAGTGATGGCCATCTACGTCAACCCGTTTGGGGGCAGCCACTCAGAGAGCTGGTTTATGCCCACCAACGAGAGTGGCTTTCCCGACTGGGAAAGGACTAATGTGGATTCTTCTGGGCAGTGCCAAAATTGGACACTCTCTTTAGGCAACAAGTGGAAGACCTTCTTTGAGACGGTTCACGTTTACCTGAGGAGCCGCATCAAGTCTCTCAATGACAGTTCCAACGAGACCATCTTTTACGAGCCTTTGGACATGGACCCCTCTAAGAACTTGGGGTACATGAGGATCAATACCTTACAGGTCTTTGGCTACAGCCTCCCCTTTGAGTCAGATGCCATCCGGGAACTCGTCCTTCAACTGGATTACCCATATACCCAAGGCTCCCAAGACTCTGCCATACTTCAGTTGATTGAAATCCGGGACCGGGTCAACCGTCTCTCCCCCCCTGGGAAGACCCGCCTTGACCTTTTCTCTTGCTTGCTCCGGCACAGGCTCAAGCTAGCCAACAATGAGGTGAGTCGGATCCAGTCTACCCTGCAGGCCTTCAATGCCAGACTGCCAAACCCTGTGGAGTACGAGACTGGCAAACTGTGCAGCTAGCAATCAGGGGCGGGTCAGGACTGGCGTTGTAATCCTAGAGGGGAGGACTGCGGGAAGAGTGATGGAGACTTCCAAAGGCCTTACTTTCAAGCCGGAGGCAGCCAGTGGCCGGCCTACAAGACTTTGGTGTTCAATGGCTGCGTAGTGTCAAGTCTGGGAACGAGATGCGGCACAAATTGGAGGAATAAATGGCCCGGGCTAGAGCATCCTGCTGTGCTGGCTGAACGGGCGGCATCATTCTGTTTCCTGCAGGCTACCGTTGGCAGAAAAATGTACAGGCTCGTATGAGAGAAGCAGTCCATGGTGACccagagggaggaaagagagatgaCTGAGAAGGAAAGAGGGGAACTGGTGGGCGTGGTGATTAAGACTTGGCCTTTGTGATCTGGCCTCCTGGCCGATAAGTCTTTCAGCAGAGATGAAGAGCAAGAGGGGTTGGGTGCCACCGATTCAAGTGCTTTGAAGATGTTCACTGAGGAGAATTTCTCTGTGGCCCTCACCTCCCGTGGTGCAGTTcacttttgtattgtttttatgagTGTTTCTAACAATGTCATAGCCATTTAtgttttctgtgctgcttttctaagactgcaaccccctcccccccccccagaacattTTCTTGGAAGTTGGCTCTGCTGATTATTGGTGGGACTTGCTCTTCCCAGGAAAGATGTGATTAAGAACAGGGTGTCAAATCTTTTTGATTTCAGCTGCCTTTCCACTACCCAGTTCTGCTTGGTACTTTAATCTTGTTCCCTTTGGGGTGAGATTTTTTTGGTACTGAGTGAGCAGTGGTCTTGGGTCAAGCCAAGTGTGGCTAAAGGgtcctttctccttcccacatCTTGAGGAACACATCTCCCCCTTCTGCACCATACACAAGCCATGACCCTATCACAACTAACTTCACCAGGGACAAAGgacatcctccccctccccccgcccccgtcatcTCTAGTGAGACATGGGCTGTTCTGGTTAAAAGTATATTTGCAGCCCAGTGGGGAGATTGGCCTTgcaatcatttatttacttatacatCAGTTTAACTCATtgactgctctttttttttttataaatgtactttgacatttttaaaacctttgGAGAGGAATGCTTTTTGCCAGTTGGTTGCTCCAGCTGAGTTATATCTTAACCAAATGtctttgttttaatatattttgtaagGAGGAGCGAGTTAAAacctttacttttcttttttctgttcttttttttgagaaaaaaggaacaaagtAAATGATCAAAAGCCTTTTCTTGAGTTCCTTAATAAATacaatgtgcgtgtgtgtgtgcgtgtgcgtgcgtgcgtgcgcgtgtgtgGAGACCCCGTACGTGCAAAGAAATAACAGTAGGGATTATGTTCATGCTCTCAAATGGTGGCAGAGTACTCCAGTGGTTACTTTAGGGGTGATAGACATCGCTTCCTTCTCAACTGGCAGTGTGGACAGTGCAGAAGTGAATTACTTTACTACTGGAGTAAGCTATCATTTTTCAAGAAATGGTATTCGCCGGAGAAGACTTTATCCCGAGTGATGG encodes:
- the BRINP2 gene encoding BMP/retinoic acid-inducible neural-specific protein 2, which produces MRWLRVARFNGLWLMVSWASSVLVLTLGCWGLATAGATLHEQHASAGTAAATTSSQVPLDWLLTDRGPFHRAPEYADFMDRYRQGFTTRYRIYREFARWKVNNLALERKDFFSLPLPLAPEFIRNIRLMGRRPSLQQITETLIKKYGTHFLLSATLGGEESLTIFVDKRKLSRKAEAGIPGGSGGTNATVSLETLHQLAASYFIDRESTLRRLHHIQIATAAIKVTETRTGPLGCSNYDNLDSVSSVLVQSPENKVQLLGLQALLPEYLRERFVAAALSYITCNSEGELICRENDCWCQCGLSFPQCNCPEADIHTMEESLLQIREAWGNHNQQFEESEELQALVKKFPGDRFWNITAISQYWAMDLDIQHRYQKLGTILKMLSKKTHRIVRRLFNLAKRCRRQPRFRLLKERPLAYWWSRVQSLLYCSETAVPGTFVEESHSCTCPHDQLSCQGIIPCALGDGPECAACAEDNATQCGACSPGYVLTLGMCRPEVAEPLEHYLGLETDLQDLELKYLLQKRDNRIEVHSIFISNDIRLGTWFDPSWRKRMLVTLKSNKYKPGLVHLMLALSLQICLTKNSTLEPVMAIYVNPFGGSHSESWFMPTNESGFPDWERTNVDSSGQCQNWTLSLGNKWKTFFETVHVYLRSRIKSLNDSSNETIFYEPLDMDPSKNLGYMRINTLQVFGYSLPFESDAIRELVLQLDYPYTQGSQDSAILQLIEIRDRVNRLSPPGKTRLDLFSCLLRHRLKLANNEVSRIQSTLQAFNARLPNPVEYETGKLCS